A single region of the Gracilibacillus caseinilyticus genome encodes:
- a CDS encoding efflux RND transporter permease subunit, with protein sequence MLKWILQRSKLFIVLIILFVSVGAYTFIQLPQRELPETTVNIGTISTVYPGATVDNVEQSITNPIESSLNSIDGIAEVTSSSTAGFSNIVVEVEEGENKKEVLGDVRQVVSDTSASLPEEAQEPNVNESTAETPIVSYHLTSDRRENLLSLQEELNRWKDEVEELSGVSGVTIKGLPEEKILIKLNQDQLKESGLNVTDVQNAINNEYYPTPLGKQQMDNEVVQLSVRNYESLDQMKEIFVGKNPAGEIVYLKDIANVEVSPKELEDIITFEGKPSVSFTAYVKAGEDIPTVDERVGDKVDELSESLPSNVELESYYSQASVVTDIFDSLFLSLAISVLAVIVATSLGLTGSGALVVALAVPIAVLMGLIPLSFTGVDLNQISVIGVIIALGIIVDDSIVINDNIQRRYKLGNKGLMGTVDGVKEVWVSIVTSSLAIVFTFLPLLFLSGGNGAFIRALPTVLITTIIASTLVALVFVPILRYFLSRRSKKPISDAPGIIGKPLNKLADVYADKLLNKFSKKPVLVSFLGLVFTTAIFGLVVLTPFEFFPAADKEEVTVDITLPIGTPIEETHETLQEIEERLKTDDGVYETSVFSGTGTPGLFNSSLTSPGENTGQIVARVDREGQTAQGLINDWEDKLRNKYPDAQIFMETIQQGPPAGAPVTVTISGPEINQLVDLRDELTKEIKGLETNLVDDNVGQFEPSLEYVPKRDVLEENGITVNQVSEQIRLATEGIPLKAFDNGVVKRDMNIVLEGSQKRIDLSKLELPAESTGETPELISLDELVTTQENEKIQRISHTDGERSITLRAFPENEENYKANVTEIVDDKRAQLDDADYSITIGGENEAQSDFFAEITVLFIIVLFLVYLLIALQFNSLSLPFLVLVAVYLAIAGAILGLFVTQTPISFLGVMGMVSLTGIVVRNSVVLIEFIEQALKKGMDVKEAVIESGRVRLRPILLTAITSIVALIPVAVSGDALFTPLAVTIISGIIFSAVLTLIMVPMLYLVFYRFRRKKTTNETM encoded by the coding sequence ATGCTGAAATGGATCTTACAACGTTCCAAGCTTTTTATAGTATTGATTATATTGTTTGTAAGTGTTGGAGCATATACATTCATACAATTGCCACAGCGTGAACTACCAGAAACGACAGTGAATATTGGGACAATTAGTACTGTTTATCCTGGTGCGACAGTGGATAATGTTGAACAATCAATTACAAATCCCATCGAGTCATCGCTTAATTCAATCGATGGCATAGCTGAAGTAACATCTTCTTCTACAGCTGGCTTTTCCAACATTGTTGTGGAAGTAGAAGAAGGAGAAAATAAGAAAGAAGTACTTGGTGATGTCCGCCAGGTGGTTTCTGATACTTCTGCTTCGCTTCCAGAGGAGGCCCAGGAACCCAATGTTAACGAATCAACAGCAGAAACGCCGATTGTTTCCTACCATCTCACAAGCGATAGGCGCGAAAACCTTCTTTCCCTTCAAGAGGAATTAAACCGATGGAAAGATGAAGTAGAGGAATTGTCAGGCGTTTCAGGTGTGACCATTAAAGGACTGCCTGAAGAAAAAATCTTAATAAAATTGAATCAAGATCAATTGAAAGAGTCTGGCTTGAACGTGACAGACGTTCAAAATGCCATTAATAATGAATATTACCCAACCCCTCTAGGGAAACAGCAGATGGATAATGAAGTTGTCCAGCTTTCTGTTAGAAATTATGAATCACTCGACCAGATGAAAGAAATTTTTGTTGGTAAAAACCCCGCGGGGGAAATTGTTTACTTAAAAGACATCGCTAATGTTGAGGTGAGTCCGAAAGAGCTGGAAGACATTATTACATTTGAAGGAAAGCCTTCTGTATCCTTCACTGCATACGTAAAAGCAGGGGAAGATATCCCAACCGTTGATGAACGTGTGGGTGATAAAGTGGATGAACTTTCCGAAAGTCTGCCTTCAAACGTTGAACTGGAGTCTTATTACTCACAAGCATCAGTCGTAACAGATATTTTTGATAGCCTATTCCTATCTTTAGCCATATCTGTTCTGGCAGTTATTGTGGCAACATCTCTTGGGCTAACTGGATCTGGTGCACTGGTTGTGGCACTTGCCGTTCCAATTGCTGTGCTCATGGGATTAATACCACTTTCATTCACTGGTGTTGATCTCAACCAAATTTCCGTTATTGGTGTAATCATTGCATTAGGAATTATCGTGGATGACTCAATCGTTATTAACGACAATATCCAACGAAGATATAAGCTAGGTAATAAAGGATTAATGGGCACTGTAGATGGTGTCAAAGAAGTCTGGGTATCTATTGTGACCTCTTCTCTTGCCATTGTGTTTACATTCCTGCCACTTCTCTTCCTTTCTGGTGGAAATGGAGCATTTATACGTGCCTTGCCAACGGTTCTAATTACAACGATTATCGCATCGACACTAGTTGCATTAGTATTTGTGCCGATTTTGCGTTACTTCTTAAGCCGTCGATCAAAGAAGCCTATATCTGACGCACCGGGAATTATTGGAAAACCGTTAAATAAGCTTGCTGATGTTTATGCAGACAAGCTCTTAAACAAATTTTCTAAAAAACCGGTTTTAGTCTCCTTTCTTGGTCTTGTCTTTACCACTGCTATTTTTGGATTAGTTGTTTTAACACCGTTTGAGTTCTTCCCAGCAGCTGATAAGGAAGAAGTAACGGTAGACATCACTCTTCCAATCGGGACTCCAATTGAAGAAACGCACGAGACACTTCAGGAGATTGAGGAAAGGTTAAAGACGGATGACGGCGTTTACGAAACTAGCGTATTCTCAGGAACTGGTACTCCTGGCCTCTTTAATAGTTCATTAACGAGCCCTGGAGAGAATACTGGGCAAATTGTAGCCAGAGTCGATCGAGAAGGTCAAACAGCCCAAGGACTGATTAATGATTGGGAAGATAAACTCAGAAATAAATACCCTGATGCTCAGATCTTCATGGAAACAATTCAACAAGGACCTCCAGCGGGAGCCCCGGTAACGGTTACCATCAGTGGCCCGGAAATCAACCAATTAGTTGACCTTAGAGATGAATTGACGAAGGAAATTAAAGGACTTGAAACAAATCTTGTAGATGATAACGTAGGACAATTTGAACCTTCTCTCGAGTATGTACCAAAGCGTGATGTACTCGAAGAAAATGGTATTACCGTCAATCAGGTCAGTGAGCAAATTCGACTTGCGACTGAAGGCATTCCTTTAAAAGCATTTGATAATGGCGTTGTAAAGCGTGATATGAATATCGTCCTTGAAGGAAGCCAAAAAAGAATTGATCTTTCTAAACTCGAGCTCCCAGCCGAGTCTACAGGCGAAACACCCGAACTTATCTCTTTGGATGAGCTTGTCACAACACAAGAAAACGAAAAAATTCAAAGGATTTCTCACACTGATGGAGAACGCTCGATTACGCTTCGAGCCTTTCCAGAAAATGAGGAGAACTATAAGGCAAACGTAACCGAAATCGTCGATGATAAGCGTGCTCAGCTCGATGACGCTGATTACAGCATTACAATTGGCGGTGAAAATGAAGCTCAAAGTGATTTCTTTGCCGAAATTACGGTGCTCTTCATCATAGTGCTCTTTCTTGTGTATCTGTTAATTGCACTTCAATTTAACTCTCTTTCGTTACCTTTCCTTGTACTTGTCGCGGTATATCTTGCGATCGCGGGTGCAATCCTTGGACTATTTGTCACGCAAACACCGATTAGTTTCCTTGGTGTCATGGGTATGGTATCACTCACCGGAATTGTAGTGAGAAATTCGGTTGTGTTAATTGAATTTATCGAACAAGCACTGAAAAAAGGCATGGATGTGAAAGAAGCTGTGATTGAATCCGGGCGCGTACGCCTACGCCCGATCCTTCTAACGGCCATTACGTCAATCGTTGCTTTAATTCCAGTTGCTGTAAGTGGCGATGCTCTCTTTACACCACTTGCCGTTACCATCATATCTGGTATTATCTTCTCAGCCGTGTTAACGCTGATTATGGTACCAATGCTATACCTCGTTTTTTATCGTTTTAGAAGAAAGAAAACGACTAATGAAACAATGTAA
- a CDS encoding alpha/beta hydrolase — protein sequence MEPEAYSYIGHQLSEQGYLVGIPQMLFNFPILDTNKANEIIDNYSSISHWFIGGVGRCFSSKLCLQLPQEASGLILLGAYPTEDTDFSNTQLPKLSIYAEHDDLTTLHDIKDTRNLLSKSVVFYQIDGGNHAQFGMYGPRREDRSANITVKEQ from the coding sequence GTGGAGCCAGAAGCCTATAGTTATATCGGACATCAGCTTTCCGAACAGGGCTATCTCGTGGGAATTCCACAAATGCTCTTTAATTTCCCTATCCTTGACACGAATAAGGCAAATGAGATTATTGACAATTATTCATCTATTTCTCATTGGTTTATAGGGGGCGTTGGGAGGTGTTTCAGCAGCAAACTATGTCTACAATTACCACAAGAAGCTAGCGGCCTTATTTTGTTAGGGGCTTACCCGACAGAAGATACCGACTTTTCAAACACTCAACTCCCAAAACTTTCTATTTATGCTGAACATGACGACCTTACAACACTTCACGATATTAAAGATACACGGAACTTACTGTCAAAGTCCGTGGTTTTCTATCAAATCGACGGGGGAAATCATGCTCAATTTGGTATGTACGGACCTCGAAGAGAAGATCGATCAGCCAACATAACGGTAAAAGAACAGTAA
- a CDS encoding TetR/AcrR family transcriptional regulator, protein MDKKKAILEAAVELIAEKGYTHTSMQQIADSVGISKGSLYSYFPSKEDLFVSIYEHYQQLVFERAFVVGLDRNLPPYERFAKQFQVQFEGVLEYKSYMRMHMRSESAQNSEKLKGLGHRMRGRLFSWMEQNLIDLYGEDIGPYKWDLMWMTQSIYTSYTGLMTSSEAEDQISPQELGKHIVRQVDILANDFLSGKSTPLLDEEIMRPFSVGMDRAGAFTSFEKREKAWEALYKSIHELNNSQYYIAITDRISEESRKSKPDEIVMKGLFHLLKEEEMLEAKAHILEQQILPETKH, encoded by the coding sequence ATGGATAAAAAAAAAGCAATACTTGAAGCTGCTGTTGAGTTGATTGCAGAAAAAGGATACACGCATACATCAATGCAGCAAATCGCTGATAGCGTTGGTATATCAAAAGGATCGCTTTACTCCTATTTCCCATCAAAAGAAGATTTGTTTGTATCCATATATGAGCATTATCAGCAACTTGTTTTTGAACGTGCTTTTGTGGTTGGATTAGACCGTAACCTGCCACCTTATGAACGTTTTGCTAAACAATTTCAAGTTCAATTTGAGGGGGTATTAGAATATAAATCGTACATGAGAATGCATATGCGTAGTGAATCCGCTCAAAATAGTGAAAAGCTAAAAGGATTAGGCCATCGTATGAGAGGACGATTATTTAGCTGGATGGAACAAAATTTAATTGATTTATATGGAGAAGATATTGGGCCATACAAATGGGATTTAATGTGGATGACACAGTCAATTTATACGTCATACACAGGTCTCATGACTTCTTCTGAGGCTGAGGATCAGATCTCCCCACAAGAGCTTGGTAAACACATCGTAAGGCAGGTTGACATCCTTGCGAATGATTTTCTATCAGGAAAAAGCACACCTCTTTTAGATGAAGAGATAATGCGTCCATTTTCCGTAGGGATGGATCGAGCGGGAGCCTTTACATCTTTCGAGAAAAGAGAAAAAGCCTGGGAAGCACTTTATAAAAGCATTCATGAGCTAAATAACTCACAATATTATATTGCCATAACAGATCGGATCTCAGAAGAATCGAGAAAATCAAAACCTGATGAGATTGTGATGAAAGGATTGTTTCATTTATTGAAAGAGGAAGAGATGCTAGAGGCAAAAGCACACATCTTAGAACAACAAATACTTCCAGAAACAAAACATTAA